A genomic window from Mesosutterella faecium includes:
- a CDS encoding GNAT family N-acetyltransferase — translation MAVTFRQAQRKDVGVILQMIRALAAYERLQDQVTATEAVLEEWLFDKKKARVLFAMVEGREAGFAVYFYNFSTFLGRAGIYLEDLFVLPEFRGRGIGGAILKRLAGIALEEGCGRLEWTCLDWNEPSIRFYLSRGARPMSDWTNYRVEGEALRKLAQE, via the coding sequence ATGGCGGTGACGTTCCGGCAGGCGCAGAGAAAGGACGTGGGGGTCATCCTGCAAATGATCCGCGCGCTTGCGGCCTATGAGCGTCTGCAGGATCAGGTGACGGCCACCGAGGCGGTGCTCGAGGAATGGCTCTTTGACAAAAAGAAGGCCAGGGTGCTTTTTGCCATGGTGGAGGGCCGGGAGGCGGGCTTTGCGGTCTATTTCTACAATTTTTCAACCTTCCTCGGCCGGGCGGGGATCTATCTGGAAGACCTCTTTGTCCTGCCGGAGTTCCGCGGCAGGGGGATCGGGGGCGCCATTTTGAAGCGCCTGGCCGGAATCGCCCTGGAGGAAGGCTGCGGCAGGCTCGAGTGGACCTGTCTCGACTGGAACGAGCCCTCCATCCGCTTTTACTTGTCGCGGGGAGCGCGCCCGATGTCGGACTGGACGAACTATCGGGTGGAAGGCGAGGCCCTGAGAAAGCTCGCGCAGGAGTAG
- a CDS encoding porin has protein sequence MNKAAKFFATAAVLAVSASSGTSSYLKINGTVDTFIAVNRMGSEYSSALSSGGVNATHIGMQGVEDLQNGSQVFFNLDTAFYIDQGSYSGTNDGRTLFDREAEVGIRGYWGPLSFGRQYTPHFLTFLFYDPTGLSIGSSDSSFFMAGPASTCGDNGELSRINNSFSYVLPTSIGLTNFLFMSLGEQTAGRGSKSSTKGNLYNSMRRSSTTALSRPW, from the coding sequence ATGAATAAAGCCGCAAAGTTCTTCGCTACGGCGGCTGTCCTTGCCGTGAGCGCTTCCTCAGGAACCTCCTCTTACCTGAAGATCAACGGCACCGTAGACACATTCATCGCCGTCAACCGTATGGGCAGCGAGTACTCGAGCGCGCTTTCAAGCGGCGGCGTCAACGCGACGCACATCGGAATGCAAGGAGTGGAAGACCTTCAAAACGGCAGCCAAGTGTTCTTTAACCTTGACACCGCGTTTTACATCGACCAAGGCTCGTACAGCGGGACGAACGACGGCCGTACATTGTTCGACCGGGAGGCCGAGGTCGGCATCCGCGGCTACTGGGGTCCGCTCTCGTTTGGACGCCAGTACACGCCGCACTTCCTCACCTTCCTCTTCTACGACCCAACAGGCCTTTCAATCGGCTCTTCGGACTCGAGCTTCTTCATGGCAGGTCCCGCGAGCACCTGCGGCGACAACGGCGAGCTCAGCCGAATCAACAACTCTTTCTCCTATGTTCTTCCCACTTCGATAGGCCTCACTAATTTCCTCTTCATGTCTTTGGGCGAGCAGACTGCCGGCCGCGGCTCAAAATCGAGCACCAAGGGAAATTTGTACAACTCTATGCGGCGAAGTTCGACCACGGCGCTTTCTCGGCCATGGTGA
- a CDS encoding 2-hydroxyacyl-CoA dehydratase family protein → MTAKIPGTERIEEYVTRLTGMIDQMKALPAEQQNPLAIFLLEALRERDQRVLHAAAAGEPFIVSWYGNLPEISDSMGIVDYNPISDIFFHLGVTNHADAYELDKLDFDPHVCTLIRFGIYAMKNHLMPKPTAFVAMAEPCDGQLMIHQSWEEIGAAAGAPVYQIDPTYGTTERDYRYVADQLRELIAFYEKHCGVKYSFEKLKAVVDETNVQYDLWKQVNQCASAIPCPLPSFAVNDAFWYLMQHLIPCGDKRVTQAMRAVLDMAKKNAANHVGAVPHEQIRVYWPDLNPLWDMRLADWLAKEWGAVVVGSFTGLTPYEWIDTSSEESTLLGLARRGTTEVPMIRQGRGTVDLFTEDLTREVQNLNANCVIFPGHMGHKDQSGIAKFLREACRDLDVPLLSMTTDLFDSRCGNFDKMTSDISNFFSAHGWKPLREQR, encoded by the coding sequence ATGACAGCAAAGATTCCAGGCACGGAGCGAATCGAGGAGTACGTCACCCGCCTCACCGGGATGATCGACCAGATGAAGGCGCTGCCCGCCGAGCAGCAGAACCCGCTCGCGATTTTCCTGCTTGAGGCCCTTCGCGAGCGCGACCAGCGCGTGCTGCACGCGGCAGCGGCGGGCGAGCCCTTCATCGTGAGCTGGTACGGAAACCTGCCCGAGATCTCGGACTCGATGGGCATTGTCGACTACAACCCGATTTCCGACATCTTCTTTCACCTCGGAGTGACAAATCACGCCGACGCCTACGAGCTAGACAAGCTCGACTTCGATCCCCACGTCTGCACGCTGATCCGCTTCGGCATCTACGCGATGAAAAATCACCTGATGCCAAAGCCCACGGCTTTCGTTGCCATGGCCGAGCCCTGCGACGGGCAGCTCATGATCCATCAGTCCTGGGAGGAGATCGGAGCGGCGGCGGGCGCCCCCGTCTATCAGATCGACCCCACCTACGGGACGACCGAGCGGGACTACCGCTATGTCGCCGATCAGCTGCGCGAGCTGATCGCCTTCTACGAGAAACACTGCGGCGTGAAGTACAGCTTTGAAAAGCTCAAGGCCGTGGTTGACGAGACCAACGTCCAGTACGACCTCTGGAAGCAGGTGAACCAGTGCGCGTCGGCCATTCCCTGCCCGCTGCCCTCCTTTGCGGTGAACGACGCCTTCTGGTACCTGATGCAGCACCTGATCCCCTGCGGCGACAAGCGCGTCACGCAGGCGATGCGCGCGGTGCTCGACATGGCGAAGAAAAACGCGGCGAATCACGTCGGCGCGGTGCCGCACGAACAGATCCGCGTCTACTGGCCGGATCTCAATCCGCTCTGGGACATGAGGCTTGCCGACTGGCTCGCAAAGGAGTGGGGCGCCGTAGTGGTGGGGTCGTTTACCGGACTCACGCCCTATGAGTGGATCGACACTTCGAGCGAAGAGAGCACGTTGCTCGGGCTTGCAAGAAGGGGCACGACCGAGGTGCCGATGATCCGGCAGGGACGCGGAACCGTCGACCTCTTTACGGAAGACCTCACGCGCGAAGTGCAGAACCTCAACGCGAACTGCGTGATCTTCCCCGGCCACATGGGCCACAAGGACCAGTCAGGCATCGCGAAGTTCCTGCGCGAGGCCTGCCGGGATCTGGACGTCCCGCTGCTCAGCATGACGACCGATCTGTTTGACTCGCGCTGCGGGAACTTCGACAAGATGACGAGCGACATCTCGAACTTCTTCAGCGCGCACGGCTGGAAGCCGCTTCGCGAGCAGCGCTGA
- a CDS encoding 2-hydroxyacyl-CoA dehydratase subunit D yields MRQKAIPALETLMSAARTIGNPYLERAKKAGRKIVGVLYDEVPEEIISAAGAVPVLLRGTGSDGTELADPYFRELTCGYTRHTFNEILNGKWDFLDGAVIYNSCDHMRRIYDNWVRRPVSPVYSFIYAPKKGGELARRFYAEQIRDFLHRTEERFCVALNEERLRAAIRLHNEKRRLQRELYAMQKGRRIALTGTELLLVMMAGKSLPVEDYNALLRELIASLKSCAETFEPGVRLLYMGAHADEPLFFETLESEGGQIVVDSTGFGEQSCELDVREDADPFEALVSYYFEETPAMPRKFGTAPARAGHLLRLVKDYAVDGVIVTRLTMCDLWAFEQYMLRPVLEKQGIPSLELETDYILQNRGQLATRIQAFVESIRSSRGS; encoded by the coding sequence ATGAGACAAAAAGCCATACCGGCGCTCGAGACCCTGATGTCGGCGGCCCGCACCATCGGGAACCCTTATCTGGAGCGCGCGAAGAAAGCAGGCCGGAAGATTGTCGGGGTGCTCTACGACGAGGTGCCCGAGGAAATCATCAGCGCGGCGGGCGCCGTCCCCGTGCTTCTGCGGGGCACCGGCTCGGACGGAACCGAGCTCGCGGACCCGTATTTCAGGGAGCTCACCTGCGGCTACACCCGCCACACCTTCAACGAAATCCTGAATGGAAAGTGGGACTTCCTTGACGGCGCGGTGATTTACAACAGCTGCGACCACATGCGGCGCATCTATGACAACTGGGTCCGCAGGCCCGTCTCCCCTGTCTACAGCTTCATCTATGCTCCGAAAAAGGGCGGGGAGCTGGCCAGGCGCTTCTATGCGGAGCAGATCCGCGACTTCCTGCACAGAACCGAGGAAAGGTTCTGTGTCGCCCTCAATGAGGAGCGGTTGCGCGCAGCGATCCGCCTGCACAACGAAAAGCGCCGCCTGCAGCGCGAGCTCTATGCGATGCAGAAGGGCAGGCGCATCGCCCTTACCGGCACGGAGCTCCTGCTCGTGATGATGGCCGGGAAGTCCCTGCCGGTTGAAGACTACAACGCGCTGCTTCGGGAGCTGATCGCTTCGCTCAAGTCGTGCGCGGAAACGTTCGAGCCCGGGGTGCGGCTTCTCTACATGGGAGCCCATGCCGACGAGCCGCTGTTCTTTGAGACGCTCGAGAGCGAGGGCGGCCAGATTGTGGTCGACAGCACGGGCTTTGGCGAGCAGTCCTGCGAGCTTGACGTCCGCGAGGACGCGGATCCGTTCGAGGCTCTCGTGAGCTACTACTTCGAGGAGACCCCCGCGATGCCGCGCAAGTTCGGAACAGCTCCGGCGCGCGCCGGGCACCTGCTGCGGCTCGTGAAAGATTACGCGGTGGACGGCGTCATTGTGACCCGCCTTACGATGTGCGACCTCTGGGCCTTCGAGCAGTACATGCTGCGCCCGGTTCTCGAAAAACAGGGGATTCCGTCACTCGAGCTAGAGACGGACTACATCCTGCAGAACCGGGGTCAGCTCGCAACCCGCATCCAGGCTTTTGTCGAAAGCATCCGCAGCTCGCGCGGGTCCTGA
- a CDS encoding FAD-dependent oxidoreductase, with protein sequence MKRRGFLKLAAAGVLGACASVPAWAAAQAVSADVVVVGGGGSGLAAAVRAAELGAKVVLLEKNGVVGGGAAFAEGLFGIESRWQRAKNYGLSIPHAAEYLQRFDHFKSDAKFRRLYLEQSAPTLDWVAQHGVKFEAIQVSPSETLTWHVIGQYKGDQHGAAYVHALADSAAKLGVKTLLSTPAKSLIMKNGRVAGVKAEGAAGELDISASAVILATGGFGDNPELVRSLLGYDPARVKSSVPLHKTGDGFLMAKAAGGAQTAATAVMHPGTEGRGIKFLSNLYVMSWQPANLWVNDHGERFAPETLSFEFALAGNAIASQLHSEGWVIFDDAAIDYMKTQGADVGVGVIIPTMTKLPNIRSEINAAIAQGSDAVKSGATAEELARAIGVPPSALKKTLETYNRAAEEKYDGEFFKLTQWLRPIGKGRLYALRLRPYWFCTLGGTRTDRSLRVVDGDDRPIPGLYAVGAETGRMYGDTYTTWTSGHLFGFAAWSGKAAAETALKDMGK encoded by the coding sequence GGCAGACGTGGTTGTGGTCGGGGGCGGCGGCTCCGGGCTTGCGGCCGCGGTCCGCGCTGCGGAGCTTGGCGCAAAGGTGGTGCTGCTTGAGAAAAACGGGGTGGTGGGCGGCGGCGCGGCTTTCGCCGAGGGGCTCTTCGGCATCGAGTCGCGCTGGCAGAGGGCGAAGAACTACGGGCTTTCCATCCCGCATGCGGCCGAATACCTGCAGCGCTTCGATCACTTCAAGTCCGATGCGAAGTTCCGCAGGCTCTACCTCGAGCAGTCGGCCCCGACCCTGGACTGGGTCGCTCAGCACGGCGTGAAGTTCGAGGCCATCCAGGTGAGCCCCTCTGAAACCCTCACTTGGCACGTGATCGGGCAGTACAAGGGCGACCAGCACGGGGCGGCCTACGTCCACGCCCTTGCGGACTCGGCCGCGAAGCTTGGGGTGAAGACCTTGCTGAGCACGCCGGCCAAGAGCCTCATCATGAAAAACGGGCGCGTGGCCGGCGTGAAGGCTGAAGGTGCGGCGGGCGAGCTTGACATTTCGGCCTCTGCCGTCATCCTCGCCACCGGGGGCTTTGGCGACAACCCGGAGCTGGTCCGCAGCCTCTTAGGCTACGATCCCGCACGCGTGAAGTCGAGCGTCCCGCTGCATAAGACCGGCGACGGCTTCCTCATGGCGAAGGCTGCAGGAGGCGCGCAGACCGCGGCGACCGCGGTCATGCATCCCGGCACCGAGGGCAGGGGCATCAAGTTTCTGAGCAATCTTTACGTGATGAGCTGGCAGCCTGCAAACCTCTGGGTGAACGATCACGGCGAGCGCTTCGCCCCCGAGACCCTTTCATTCGAGTTCGCCCTGGCCGGCAATGCGATCGCCTCGCAGCTGCACAGCGAAGGCTGGGTGATCTTCGATGACGCCGCGATCGACTACATGAAGACCCAGGGCGCCGACGTCGGCGTGGGCGTCATCATCCCGACGATGACCAAGCTGCCCAACATCCGCAGCGAAATCAATGCGGCGATCGCTCAGGGCAGCGACGCCGTGAAGTCGGGGGCCACGGCCGAGGAGCTCGCCCGGGCCATCGGCGTGCCGCCCTCCGCGCTCAAAAAGACGCTCGAGACCTACAACCGCGCGGCCGAGGAGAAGTACGACGGCGAGTTCTTCAAGCTCACGCAGTGGCTGCGCCCGATCGGAAAGGGCAGGCTCTACGCCCTGAGGCTGCGCCCCTACTGGTTCTGCACGCTGGGCGGCACCCGCACCGACCGCAGCCTGCGCGTGGTTGACGGCGACGACCGGCCGATTCCAGGGCTTTATGCGGTCGGGGCCGAGACGGGCCGGATGTACGGCGACACCTACACCACCTGGACCTCGGGCCATCTCTTCGGCTTTGCGGCCTGGTCGGGCAAAGCGGCGGCCGAGACTGCCCTGAAGGATATGGGGAAATGA